In Amaranthus tricolor cultivar Red isolate AtriRed21 chromosome 3, ASM2621246v1, whole genome shotgun sequence, a single window of DNA contains:
- the LOC130808544 gene encoding uncharacterized protein LOC130808544, with protein sequence MDINWRHITRWDGRLELLAQGAPIDVHGAPTTPNYMSWFLSITRRWMTPRAIFAAAAHYAPAAPTMTQFAQEATAVMRYRHKEPVREIAHGMLVGSQFQHFTLEVAVESSPTTTHTHVSSSAYDYHLEEMDHSYPVDVAGTSQAGPLQLSQYQSPPLPEQHPNASYYSRRRRKPTQLDRVDEGRER encoded by the exons ATGGACATCAACTGGCGTCACATCACTCGTTGGGATGGTAGACTGGAGTtgctggcacaaggtgcgccgatcgatgttcatggcgcacctactacaccaaactacatgtcgtggttcctctccatcacgcgccgatggatgacaccacgtgccatcttcgcagcagcagcacattacgcacctgctgcACCTAcaatgacccaattt gcacaagagGCGACAGCAGTGATGCGGTACAGACAcaaggagccggtgagggagattgcgcatggcatgctcgtcggctcgcagttccagcacttcacaCTGGAAGTCGCTGTAGAGTCCTCACCGACTACCAcccatacgcacgtctcatcttctgcttatgactatcatttggaagagatggaccattcataccccgttgacgttgcagggacctcgcaggctgggccattaCAGCTATCACAGTACCAGTCTCCTCCATTGCCAGAGCAAcacccgaacgcctcttactataGTAGAAGGCGTAGGaaaccaactcagttggatagggtagatgagggtcgtgagcgttaa